From the Lathyrus oleraceus cultivar Zhongwan6 chromosome 3, CAAS_Psat_ZW6_1.0, whole genome shotgun sequence genome, the window CTTGGGTTAGATATTACATGGGGAAAATACCTCCTTAACAAGCAATCTTTGCAAGACTAAGTATAATGCTAGTAGAAAGAATCATGCATCCGTAGCAACTTTAATTGTTATGTATCATTGCTTACCCTAGAATTCCGAAAACAAGCTTTGCCAGATAACCAAGAACTGTTAGTGCCCATGTTGTCTCAGCCTGCATTCGTGCAGGATCAGTTAGTAGGAAAAACAATATACAATGACTATATGCCACGAAGTTAAAAAGTTAGAAATCTGAATAACGACCTTTTCCCCTTGTGGATACATCTCTTCAAGAAGCTTTACGTCTTCTTCCAATTGAAACAATTCCTGGAAAATTAAGTTAGTTAAGCACATTATTGGAGCCACAACACAAACTATGAAAACAGCATAAGTTAAATTATTATAAAGAATGCCCATGCCAACAAGGATATCCTTACCTTTTCTACTTCTTTTACATTTTTACGATGCTTTCTACCCTTTGCACCACTTCTTTCTTCCTGATGGAGTGACTCAGCTGCTTTCTTCAAATCTTTTGCTTTTTTACCAAGTTCAGTAGCTTCCTACAATATCCAACCAACCGCATCATAAATATAATATAGCATATCATATAAGAAATGCACATATGAAGTATAAACAACAATATAATATAACTCTTTCAATAGCAACATATATCACCTTGATATACTGTGAGCGAGTGATAACAGCCTTTGGCCGACGGATAAATGAAAATAAAAGTCCTAGTGGAAGACAAGCAATACCAACACCACCAAATATCTGGATTGAATATGGAGAACACAATGGTTAATGTCATGAATAGTTCTTGAATGCAGTAAGTAATTTTGTATCTAGAAAATTAACACAGTAGCATTCCCTAAAGTGAATATCATAACACAGTATGTTTATTCACACACTTGTGGAGAAATGACACCCACAAGAGTGGTAAGATTGGCTAATACTATAATGTTTTCCTAAGTAATACAAGCAAGCCTAAACCAAGGCTAAATTTGAAGCGGGTTTTATATACAAGATTTTTATGAATTGATGACACCCACAAGAGAGTGGTAGGATTGGCTGATACAATAATGTTCTCCCAAGTAATATAAGCAAGCCTAAACCAAGGTTAAATATGAAGTGGGTTTTATATACAAGTTTTATGAATAATGAGCTTACAGAAAAAAGCACAGATCCAACAATAGTAGCAAGAGCTACAACATATTCTGGAAAGGTAGACCGCATGGTCCATGTTTTCTCTGATGAAGGACTAGCAGAGTATGCAGAGCACTGTTGAAGACAAAGAGGACAAAAAACAGAATCAGTACAGAAACTTATTACTTCTtctaaaaatattaaaatattacGGCGGAAAAATACCTGATGGGCGCCATTTCCAACACATTGTTGACCACTGTTGAGCCCCCATGTGCTAGGAAATGAAGTTGTTGATGATGAGAGATGCCTAACAGTAAAATCCACTTTACCAACAAGCCCTGATATATAATCACGCAATAAAAGCAGAATCAAACAAAACTCATTCAGCCACAGCAGATTTGAAACATTTACTCTAAATTATGGGTGCATTGTATAGTTTCTTTCTTGAATCTGAAATGACTTTTAAGATGCTTATCCGTCATTTTTTTATGGTGCAGAAAGGCCTATAAGTATTTGTTTGGTTTCTAACTCCAGCAATATTAAGAACAAAGGAGCATTGTTAGGGAAAGAAAACAGATTTTTAAGTAGAAATTTTCAATAACTGTTTCCTCCTTCTGTGAAAAGCTTTTGTTGTTTGTTGTTACTGTTTGTGAATTCTTCCCCCCactttttttctttcttcacCAATGTCAAGAATTATTCTAGTCTTATGAGAGCCACCACACCTCCCATAAATGAAAAAACCACTCCCATTCTTATTACATCGTCAAACATTACTTACAAATCATGAAAATGTACTAAGAAGCACTTCCCTTAAAGATGCATAAAATCAAAAATTAATCTCCACTCTATCTCTGCTTCCGTTTTACTAGTACGCCCAAAAAATATTTATTTCTCACATTAAGAGGCAAATGTAGTTAAATAACAATCAAACAAATCCAATCTATTCTCCAACATCCAATATTAGCAACTAAACTAAACACACAAAAGCTTCACACTTCCGATGATTCTTCTGGACCAATACTTTTTCACTAAACTAAGAGCCCAAAACCTAACACATTCTCACTCACATAAACTCCGAAATAGCTACTGCTCACCTTCCTGCAATGCACGAACCCTCTAAGATGTACTTCGCAGAAAACCCCCCAGAGAATGTGACAAATCTCAATCAACCTCTAGTTCCAATTATTAACCCAAATTCATTAATTACCCAAACTCTGTCTTTTCTTTATATATTAAGAGACTGTACTATACTACAGCAAATGAACATCAAGCAAAACCATTCAGGGTTTACATTATCCTATCTGTCCTTGAAAATACACTTCAACTAACACATAAAGAACAACTCAACCCTAAAATACACGCACAGAGTAAGAGAAAAGTGTGTAATAACACATAGTTCAAATTAGACAAAAGTTCAAATCATCCATACCATACAAAATACCCAGAACGAGAGCGCACACTACAGCCGTCGTCACCACCCAGCACAGTGCACTCTTAATCCTTTTACCAATACTCCTGCAAACAAATTCCATAAACACCAAACACTAAAAATCCAAAAACAAAAAAGGGAAAAAAACCCCGTTTTCTCATTTCCTCACACACAAAAAAAGACAACCTACTTGTCCTGGTCGCCTTCATAGAAGAACATTGCGAAGGGAATGATGAAGAAGACAAGGATAGCGTCGATTACGTAAACAGCGAGCCATAAATCTTTCATCGGGAGCGTGAGGTTACACGCGCCATTATAAATGGCGTGCCGGCAAGCTTGCCGATTTGCCACATCGGCAGGAAGCATGAGAATGGAGATTGCGGCAACCGAAAGCCCCAAAACGACGACGAATTTAGGAAAGTAAGCCTGGTTAACATCATCGGGATGCTGGTAGTTGACGAGCAGGTATACATTGACGAGGAACACGATCACGCATACAACTATCGCTACGATCACGAGGGCGAGGTTGAAATCGCCCATGTCGATTTCCAATCTTTGAATCGAATTGTGAAATTGTAATATATATTAGGGTTAGGGTTTGTTCGGATCTGATTTGGAAAGAGAAGAAGAGAGAGGGAAATGGAGGTGAATGAGGATTTTGGCTCCGGTGGTGGTTTTGCTACGGTAACGGTGATGGTTTTGATGGTAAAGTTGAAATATCGGTTATGTCCTCGTTGCAGTTAACAAGGAGATAGTGGATGAGGGTGGAACTGCTATGGGTATAGATGTAATTTGGAGGGGTTTGTTTCGCTGTGCAAGCAAAATTCAAACCAGGCTGTTCCCCCAAATAAAAACGAGAAGATGACGCGGTTATGTCATGGAATGGAACAGGGTAATGGGCTGAACTGGCCCAATATATTCATTTAGAAAATATTAGGGAATCACTTTTCTGACCCTAAGTGGTGTAAAAGCACTCTATTGAAAATTTAAAGGATATTGTTAACTTGTGTTTCTAGGGCACAAATTAAGAATTAAATATAGAAATAGTATTTTGGAAATTATgcattgattttaataaaaatatatagttaatttttttattgattttttcaATATAAACTTTCTTTAAGTGGGTTTCTTAACTTGTGTCCATAGgacacaagttagcattacccaaTTTAAAAATGTCCCTCTGATTTCAGAAAATATTTTTCTTCGCTTAAAGTTGTCTTGATTATTTTGAGTGAAACACTATTTTTTAGGAAGAAATTGTTTGAGTGAAGTGTCATTGTGATCACTTTTAAGAGTGTGATACTCTTTAAGAATAGAGTTTGATTCTTGAGATTAATCAGTCTTAAAATTTTTATTTTGGTTCTTGAGATTAGTCTGAAAAATCTCTATTTGGTTCGTTAGCATAGTCAGGATAAAAGCTTCATGTTTGATTGGGGATAAATCATTGTAAAGATCAATTTGTATCAAAAATTTGTGGGTATAATTTGTAAAAACTCAAAATTTTAGTCAAAATCTAAAGAAGATCTCTTTGGGACAAGATTAGATCAACGATCTGTCAAACCTGGATAACTCTCAGGTGCAATCCCTTTAACCCTTATCCTCTTTAGtttctgttttattttttattatttaccTCAATTTTAATTTACTCAAACAAAATTATTAACATGATCTTAATCAAGAAAAGTATAAAATCAATCACGAATTTTAAATAACACAATTCATCTCCCTCTTGTGCTTGAAGTCACTTATCCAACAAGTGGCATTAGAGTCTCACTTATGTTAAGGAATAATTGTTTCAGGGGGAAAATGTCTTCAAACTATTCACTAAACAAACCTCGTTTTTTAATGGAGAATGATATAGTTTGTGGAAAGAGAAAAGAAAGTTTTTCATAAAATGGGTGGATCATGGTATTTGGAAGGTTGTAAATAAAGGTACATTTGCTTCTACACATAATGTTAATGGTGGTGTAAAAATTTTTGAAGAGGATTTGGCTAAAGATGATAAAAAAAATGTGCAACACAACTTGAAAGCGAAAGTTATCATCACCACCGCTCTCAAGCTTTATGAATTTTTTGTGAATTTCTCACTGTGAAATtgctaaagaaatgtgggacaTCCTCCAAATTACCCAGGAAGGAACTACCGGGGTAAAGAGGGCAAGGTTGGGCACATTAACTCATGAGTATGAACTCTTCATAATGAAACCTGAAGAGACCATAAATCAAATGCAAACACGATTCACTCATATCGTGAGTCATATGAGAACTCTGGAAAAAACATTTATAAATGAGTAACTGGTTGTAAAAATTCCTATATGCCACTACGATTTCAAAATCTAAAGATTTAGCGACTATGTGCACACACACTCTTTTTTTTAAAATTGCAGGAGCACGAGATAAAACTAAAATGACTTGCTAATGACGAAGAAgatgaaaagaaaaataagaaaagtATCGCACTAAAAGCCATAAGCACCGAAGACGTGGAGCCATAAGATCAAGAGTGTCAAATTAAAAGTAATGAGTTCATGAAATTCATGTTTCATAAATTCAAAGAATTCCTAAAACACGAAAATTCATCTTCTATTCCTACATgtcatctggatttaatcaaaaattagggtttcatggctacctgcaacaggaaatgtttggttagaagtagaggagctcatccatgtcatgattagagaggcatcttggcctaggaagattcacaataatctcagaaagatccattggcaatcagtgcaatcagttcttgatcattttgccctaaaactagggtttgatataaaattagtttatttctgattccttgggtgaaactcttttccatgaccCTACATATGTCCACAAGGttctacatacaaaaaatcagctctttatttgagccagaagtgcttcaattgatcaatggaatcgggaatcagacaatttgggaaaagtcaactgtgggggccagaaaagtcaactcctgacattttgagagtggaatcttaaaatccatgcctaggggatcctacatgtgaaatttgatcaaggttg encodes:
- the LOC127127465 gene encoding LIMR family protein At5g01460; this translates as MGDFNLALVIVAIVVCVIVFLVNVYLLVNYQHPDDVNQAYFPKFVVVLGLSVAAISILMLPADVANRQACRHAIYNGACNLTLPMKDLWLAVYVIDAILVFFIIPFAMFFYEGDQDKSIGKRIKSALCWVVTTAVVCALVLGILYGLVGKVDFTVRHLSSSTTSFPSTWGLNSGQQCVGNGAHQCSAYSASPSSEKTWTMRSTFPEYVVALATIVGSVLFSIFGGVGIACLPLGLLFSFIRRPKAVITRSQYIKEATELGKKAKDLKKAAESLHQEERSGAKGRKHRKNVKEVEKELFQLEEDVKLLEEMYPQGEKAETTWALTVLGYLAKLVFGILGLIVSVAWIAHIIIYLLIDPPLSPFLNEVFIKLDDVWGLLGTAAFAFFCFYLLLAVIAGATMLGLRLVFITIHPMKWGATLMNSFLFNVGLILLCSISVIQFCSTAFAYYAQATAAQEIFGHTLESLRGIKYLYKYNVFQIAFVALAGLTFVYYAAFGWKRKKPSGRFQLSS